The nucleotide window GCTCTCTGATCGGCATCATTGCAGCTTCCTCGCACAAGGCTCTCAGGTCACTCCCAGAATACCCTAAGGGACATATAGATATGTGTCATCATCAAGGACCACTGTCGGCCATCATTTCAGAAATGAACATATAACAGAAAGTGGAATTTACCTTCAGTCTCCACAGCAAGCCTCTCCAGATCATGATCTGCAAGGAAACAATTCCAGGTTCAAACATCGTGGGCAGTACTAGACTCGTGCTACATGCATAGAAAATACTGGCTCGGTACGATGATATGCAAAAACAGAACTTACAGCTTCCTCGACATCACTATCACACCACTATGTGCTGTGCAATTGTACACCAGACACAAAAGTAAAagaagaagccaaggtttcattttTCATGAGCTGTATGTGAATCCCTACAATTTGTTTACAATAAAAAACGTTTGGATGTTCATTCACCTTTTACACAGAATGGCAAACAAAGTAATCAATTTTGTAAACTATAGTGATGCATACACTATTGCTTTCAAGGTGCCTAGTTTGTTAGTTAATGTACTTTTGGGGTGAATAAGGGGTACATGCAGAAAATAAGGAAGCAAAAGTGGCACTGAAACAACTGAGCAGAGCAAGTGTCTGAAGGTATAACTAAGGAAAGTAGTAACTTACTGGACAATTTGAATGCTTGTCCTTTGAGCTGATTTTTCAGAAGTAACCTCCGTACATTTGGATCAGGCAGTGGCACATATATTCTTTTTACCTGTTTATATGGTTGAATAGAACATAACATTCATTAAAGAAGTAACAGAAACTAAATTAAAATAGTGCTTATTATAGAAACTAAACAAAATAGTGGGTAATAAAGTGCCAGAAATTCAGTAGGGAAAACAAATACCCTAATGTCCAAAAATGATATGCTAGCATTTGCTATTTTCCATGAACAAGGTTATTTAACAATAGCTTTCAGTTTGCTTTATCAGGATTCAGGAGTTGGTAGCCAGAGAACGTAGAAATCAATTTTAAATAGTGATAATAGAAACGAAGCCAAAATAGGGGATGATAAAGTGCCAGAAACTCAGTAGGAAAACTAGTTCCCTAATGTCCAAAAATGACACGGCAAAATTGATATTTTCCATGAAAACACAGTTATTTAATAATGCTTTCAATTTGTTCTATCAAAAGGAGTTGGCAGCCATAGCAAGGCACTATTTTGAAGTTGTAACTAGAGAAAACTGATAGAATTTTGCTGTTCAGTTCCCGACAATTCTCTGGTTGCCACAGGACCCTGTGTAGGGGGCAAAGGTGTCAAGAACTGGTACCAGCCACCAAGCAGCACATACTCCTGTGCATGGTCTTTTAAATGCAAGATGCAAGAAATTTGTAGACATCATCAAACAGCAACAGTAATCCTAAATATATATGTAAGATCAATCTTACCAATCTTCGAAGAACAGCGTCATCCAACTCTTGTGGTTTATTCGTAGCTCCTAACCAAATGATTTTCATTAATAGAAGATACACACAATAAACAAGAAAATTTCGTACAAGAAAAAAAATAAGTAAATCTGTTGTGTACCATGGTTTTTCTAGATATACCTATGTGATAAAATGTGTATTCATCGATTCATTAACAAATTACAATGAGGGCAAATTATACATCACCCGAGATCACAAACTGGTGTGCCTATTGTGCTGCAAACTGTTTCAGAAATGTCTAATCTACAACTCGTGACAAAAACAATTCTATGTCCTAAACTAATGCTGCTGAAGTAATGAAGGAACTGAGTATTGGTTCCAAGGGTCATTTATTTGCAGAACTCAACCGCGATTTTATACCACGAAGAGGGAATACACAATAGACCTGATCAAAATACAGGATATACTGCATAACATAATAGCAGCAGCGAAGAAATGCTAAACAGCATTGCATGTCCACAAATTACTGTCCTAGCAAATAAATGTTTACAGTATGGGGATTCTGTATTATATGATTGCGACTAAGTACTAATAGTTACATGATAGCTGTGTCCTAAGTATTTTCACTGGAAGCAAGCATAGTGCAAAAGATAACCAGGATTAAACAATCAAAAAAGAAAGATATGCTTACCTATCACAATTACTAAATCATCTGGGTTTGATGTCACCCCATCAAACTGGATAAGGAATTCAGATTTCAAACGCCTGCTTGCATCATTCTCGCTAGCTAACCTTGTTGACATCACACTATCGATCTGGATGGTAAGGTAAAATACAACAAAACACATCAGATCCCACTTTTATAAtcaaaaggggaaaggatacataaAAAAAAGTTAACAGAAATGTACTTTGTACTTAGTGTTTCTGAAAAAATAGCATTTCAAGATCTTATACTAAGATAGCAGGAATGCAGATACCATATATGTGCTCAACTGCTCATCTAAACTTCTAGGAAGATTTGACTGAAAACGGCAACTTTGTGCATAAGCCTATGCAGAATATGTACAATGTGTAGTGCATACTTCTATTCTGTGTAAATTTAGAAAAAGCATGTATTTACACTTTTACCTGTAACAAGCGCATGGTTCAAACAAATCAAACACTCCAAAAGAAAACTATTCTGAAAATATGACAAGCGACCAATTTCCCTATCCGAACAACTAGTGATAGCATGGTCAAAATAACATCGACAAGCTTAATAAtaagaaataaataaataaatattactactccctccattcctaaatataagtctttgtagagatttcactatggactacatacggagcaaaatgagtgaatctacactctaaaatgcatctaaatacatccgtatgtggtccatggtggaatttctacaaagacttatatttaggaatggagggagtagtacataATTTCAACAAAATTTGAACGGTAAGGTTTGTAATGAGGACCTCATCCATGAAAATAACAGACGGTTGCCTCTCGACAGCAACCATGAAAAGTGTCCGAACAAGCTTTTCAGCTTCCCCTACCTGTTTTTGCCAACGAAATAAGGTTCAGACAGCAAAATATGCAAGTATCTGACGAAGTAACATATATAGCAACCACATACCCACTTTGATGTCAACGAAGAAGCTGAAACATTAAAAAATGTTGCTTCAGATTCTGACGCAACAGCTTTGGCAAGCATTGTTTTCCCATTCCCCGGAGGACCAAAGAGAAGCAGCCCTGAAGAATAGTTATGAATTTTAGAAAAGATCCAGAGAAAGGAAACCTTCAACACGAACAAGTTTACCTTTCGCAGGCCTCCGAAGACCAGTGAATAAATCCCTTCGCTTAGTAGGTAAGATAACCATTTCCATGAGTGCTTGCTTTGCTTTGTCCAGACCAGCTACAGATCAAACCAGAGAATAATGACACCATGATTAATAACTGGGCTTGAGCCAGAGCGCACAAAGAAAGTCAACGGTTGCATACCAACATCATCCCATCTGACAGATGGACTTCTATCCACGATTGTCGTATTTATCATTTCAACAAGTTTGTCATCATCCTTTCCACCAGCTCTTTGCACTGGCTTGGATCCACCATCGCTATTCTTCTGATGAGAGGACGCTTGACCACCTCTGTTAAAGGTGGGGTTAGACTGCACAGCTGACTTACGGAAGCTAGTTGATGCTGGTCTCTCAGGCCTATTTACTTGATTGTTTGTAACAACCTGCAGAAATAGCGCACATGGTAATGGAGGACTTTTCGACCAATGCACTCGCTGCAAAGTACTCCTTAAAAAGAAAATAGACTTCAATATGTATATAACTATGTAACCCAGGCATCTAGCTAGCTTTCTTTTTCTTACAACAACTTATTTTGATCAATGTTTGCTACCGCACATAACAAGAACTCAAATAGATGCATTATACTAGCACTCCTAATCGTAAGAGTTCACAAGAACAACATATCCATAGCAAGCAGACTTGCATTGATAAAGTAGCACTGCAGCAGTACCAAATCAACAGATCAGTAAAACGCTGTTAACCGGGAAGGAAGCAAATAACATGCCGCAATCGTTTTCACTAAAACGCTAGGTACAAGACAATTCAGAATGTACCAAGTAGACACTAGACAGTTGAAGCTATCAGGCAAACCATGTACCACGTGTAAAAATTCAACACTAGAAGTTTATACCTTCTTGGGGACTGGTGCAGCTGCTCCTACAATGTCAGACAAAATGAAACAAAGTTAAAATCCAACTAATTGAAGTCCATAATTGCAACAGTAGGGAAATGTATGTAGGACCTATGTGAGCAATCAAATCAAACTACTTAAAGTTAACTCCCAATGAATTATAGTCCACAATCGCAAAAGTAGGGAAATGTATTACAATTCACTAATGGAATCATATAGGCATTAACCCCTAAATTTACACAATTATGAAGTGATTAACACAACAAAACTACAGCTACGATCACAAGAATGTTGGCTGCTTCTAACGTGTTCGGACTGACAAGTGCACACACATCGCTGAACAAGTTTCACATGCGCACAAACTTGATAAGTCGGGAAAACTGGGGAGAAAACGAAGAGGGGGGGAGAGGCTCACCGCTCCTCCCGCCGAGCACCCTGAGCCGCTC belongs to Triticum urartu cultivar G1812 chromosome 7, Tu2.1, whole genome shotgun sequence and includes:
- the LOC125520660 gene encoding spastin-like isoform X2; amino-acid sequence: MSFLRALADSLSSLLFAPHMDAPAPSAAAVVGERVAVKLRGYFELAKEEIDKAVRAEEWGLPDDAEAHYRNALRVMLEAKAARVPDAVSSSERGQVRVYQDKIAKWQTQVEERLRVLGGRSAAPVPKKVVTNNQVNRPERPASTSFRKSAVQSNPTFNRGGQASSHQKNSDGGSKPVQRAGGKDDDKLVEMINTTIVDRSPSVRWDDVAGLDKAKQALMEMVILPTKRRDLFTGLRRPAKGLLLFGPPGNGKTMLAKAVASESEATFFNVSASSLTSKWVGEAEKLVRTLFMVAVERQPSVIFMDEIDSVMSTRLASENDASRRLKSEFLIQFDGVTSNPDDLVIVIGATNKPQELDDAVLRRLVKRIYVPLPDPNVRRLLLKNQLKGQAFKLSNHDLERLAVETEGYSGSDLRALCEEAAMMPIRELGPQNILTIKANQLRPLRYEDFRSAMTAIRPSLQKSKWNELEKWNEEFGAS
- the LOC125520660 gene encoding spastin-like isoform X1 produces the protein MSFLRALADSLSSLLFAPHMDAPAPSAAAVVGERVAVKLRGYFELAKEEIDKAVRAEEWGLPDDAEAHYRNALRVMLEAKAARVPDAVSSSERGQVRVYQDKIAKWQTQVEERLRVLGGRSGAAAPVPKKVVTNNQVNRPERPASTSFRKSAVQSNPTFNRGGQASSHQKNSDGGSKPVQRAGGKDDDKLVEMINTTIVDRSPSVRWDDVAGLDKAKQALMEMVILPTKRRDLFTGLRRPAKGLLLFGPPGNGKTMLAKAVASESEATFFNVSASSLTSKWVGEAEKLVRTLFMVAVERQPSVIFMDEIDSVMSTRLASENDASRRLKSEFLIQFDGVTSNPDDLVIVIGATNKPQELDDAVLRRLVKRIYVPLPDPNVRRLLLKNQLKGQAFKLSNHDLERLAVETEGYSGSDLRALCEEAAMMPIRELGPQNILTIKANQLRPLRYEDFRSAMTAIRPSLQKSKWNELEKWNEEFGAS